From a single Bryobacter aggregatus MPL3 genomic region:
- a CDS encoding TolC family protein, which yields MKSFHVLLIAALPLAAAEHLSLAEAVATAEKNQPRILAAAHRADAAQALPQQLRARLLPQLDATLTGSLAEHGTRMGVGGANAPDLFSRVGAGISLTQLFTDFGRTHLQIESARLLAGAQKDLTRWTAADVSLAARTAYYRALQAKAVLDVAKQVKGVRDTFARQIRSLAESDLRSTIDASFAELRSAEAEVVITRAENDLAASLVQLANAMGLDAPQDWELDPLPPAASSETLDQLIEEAVASRPELAMYRKRLESAKLDARSDQKLSMPTVSGVGVAGVIPTGDRRLRNHYDAAAINVTVPILNGRSFDARRQESTAKALAAEQDWKQTLLQVKMTLRLAYLDWMTARKNVEVNEKLRAQAETTLRMAETRYRVGLGAFMDFNQAQLDAASAQLAYSAALYEVSLRQVRLEYEAGRYGK from the coding sequence TTGAAGTCATTCCATGTCCTTCTGATTGCCGCATTGCCACTGGCAGCGGCAGAACATTTGTCGCTGGCCGAAGCCGTGGCGACAGCGGAGAAAAATCAACCTCGCATTCTGGCGGCGGCCCACCGGGCCGATGCCGCACAAGCACTGCCGCAACAGTTGCGGGCCCGCCTGCTCCCACAACTCGACGCCACCCTGACAGGCTCCCTGGCCGAGCATGGCACGCGCATGGGGGTGGGGGGAGCGAACGCGCCCGATCTCTTTAGCCGCGTGGGAGCGGGCATCAGCCTCACCCAGCTCTTCACCGATTTCGGACGGACCCATCTGCAGATTGAAAGCGCCCGCCTGCTCGCTGGAGCACAGAAGGATCTCACCCGCTGGACCGCGGCCGATGTCAGCCTGGCCGCCCGCACCGCCTACTACCGGGCGCTGCAGGCAAAGGCAGTGCTCGATGTCGCCAAGCAAGTGAAGGGGGTGCGCGACACCTTTGCCCGTCAGATTCGCAGCCTGGCCGAGAGCGATCTCCGCTCCACGATCGATGCCAGCTTCGCGGAACTGCGCAGCGCCGAGGCAGAGGTGGTGATCACACGCGCTGAGAACGATCTTGCCGCCAGCCTGGTGCAGTTGGCAAACGCCATGGGTCTCGATGCCCCGCAAGACTGGGAGCTCGACCCCTTGCCCCCTGCTGCCAGCAGCGAAACGCTCGATCAACTGATCGAGGAGGCAGTCGCCTCTCGTCCGGAACTGGCGATGTATCGCAAACGTCTCGAATCCGCCAAGCTCGATGCCAGGAGCGACCAGAAGCTCTCGATGCCCACCGTAAGCGGAGTGGGTGTGGCCGGCGTCATTCCGACAGGAGACCGGAGACTTCGCAATCACTACGACGCCGCCGCGATCAATGTAACGGTGCCGATTCTGAATGGCCGCAGCTTCGATGCGCGGCGTCAGGAATCTACGGCAAAGGCGCTGGCCGCCGAGCAGGACTGGAAGCAGACTCTACTGCAGGTGAAGATGACGCTCCGCCTCGCGTATCTCGATTGGATGACCGCGCGGAAGAATGTCGAAGTGAATGAGAAGCTGCGGGCGCAGGCGGAAACCACCTTGCGCATGGCTGAGACGCGCTATCGCGTGGGCCTGGGGGCCTTCATGGATTTCAATCAGGCACAACTGGATGCCGCCTCCGCTCAACTGGCTTACTCGGCCGCACTTTACGAGGTGTCGCTCCGGCAGGTTCGTCTGGAGTACGAAGCCGGGCGCTACGGAAAATAG
- a CDS encoding carboxylate-amine ligase, protein MSKPTLSIGIEEEYQTIDPETRDLRSHISAEIISKGQRILAERVKPEMHQSVVEVGTGICANIQEAYLDLKELRSGIIGLAKQNGLRIAASSTHPFADWRKQDIYPDERYATIVEDMQTVARSNLIFGLHVHIGIEDREAAIQIMNAARYFVPHILGLTANSPFWLGLETGLKSYRCKVFDKFPRTNIPDYFPSWGEYSNFVNLLIKTNCIDNAKKIWWDIRPHPNFPTLEFRIMDLPMRLDETIAVAALIQATVAKLYKLHTENQSFRLYRRALIMENKWRAARYGLEGKLVDFGKQIEVPLKDLLFEYLHFVDDVVDELGSREQIAYIYKMLRYGTGADRQLKVWRETGDLKAVVDYIVSETEAGL, encoded by the coding sequence ATGAGCAAGCCGACGCTTTCGATCGGGATCGAAGAGGAATACCAAACCATTGATCCAGAAACGCGCGACCTTCGTTCGCATATCAGCGCCGAGATCATCAGTAAGGGGCAGAGAATCCTTGCCGAGCGGGTGAAGCCTGAGATGCACCAGAGCGTTGTCGAAGTCGGCACGGGCATCTGCGCAAACATCCAGGAAGCCTATCTCGATCTGAAAGAGCTGCGCTCTGGCATCATCGGACTAGCCAAGCAGAATGGGCTGCGCATCGCTGCCTCTTCGACACATCCCTTTGCCGATTGGCGCAAGCAGGATATTTATCCCGATGAGCGCTACGCCACCATCGTCGAGGACATGCAGACCGTAGCGCGCAGCAACCTGATCTTTGGACTGCATGTCCACATTGGAATTGAAGACCGCGAAGCAGCCATCCAGATCATGAATGCAGCGCGTTACTTTGTGCCTCATATCCTCGGCCTCACGGCGAACTCTCCCTTCTGGCTGGGCCTTGAGACGGGGTTGAAGAGCTATCGCTGCAAGGTCTTCGACAAGTTCCCGCGCACCAATATCCCGGATTACTTTCCGAGTTGGGGCGAGTACTCCAACTTCGTCAACCTCCTGATCAAAACGAATTGCATCGATAATGCGAAGAAGATCTGGTGGGACATCCGGCCACATCCCAACTTCCCCACCCTCGAGTTCCGCATCATGGATCTGCCGATGCGGCTCGATGAGACCATCGCGGTCGCAGCGCTGATTCAAGCCACGGTCGCCAAACTCTACAAGCTCCACACCGAGAACCAGAGCTTCCGGCTCTATCGCCGCGCGCTGATCATGGAGAATAAATGGCGAGCGGCTCGCTACGGCCTGGAAGGCAAGCTGGTCGACTTCGGCAAGCAGATCGAAGTCCCTCTCAAGGACCTGCTGTTTGAGTATCTGCACTTTGTCGACGACGTAGTCGATGAGCTCGGGAGCCGGGAACAAATTGCCTACATCTACAAGATGTTGCGTTACGGCACCGGCGCCGACCGCCAGTTAAAAGTCTGGCGCGAAACCGGTGATCTGAAGGCCGTCGTCGACTACATCGTTTCTGAAACGGAGGCTGGACTTTAG
- a CDS encoding aminopeptidase, whose product MLPKTFDPALSEGARNAVRTCLSIQPDEKVTLITDTVSSEIAAAIAHQLTELGCRWNAFCLEEMATRPLAGMPLEILTDMETSQVSIFAVVAQQNELKSRMEMTDVVNRRKMRHAHMVNIEKRIMLEGMRADFLKVDALSVAVWKIASQARQIRATTAAGTNIVADMNPHYHWLKTSGIISPNKWGNLPGGECFTTPGEVNGTFVIDGVVGDYLCAKYGDLRSNPLTIRIEKNRLVSAASSNQELRDEFWAYCHTDENSDRVGEFAIGTNLALQDVIGNILQDEKIPGIHIAFGNPYGAHTGADWYSATHIDVVGRRFNIWIDDRQIMRDGEFLITG is encoded by the coding sequence TTGCTGCCGAAAACATTCGATCCCGCACTGAGTGAGGGCGCTCGCAACGCCGTCCGAACCTGTCTGAGCATCCAGCCGGACGAGAAGGTGACTCTCATCACGGACACCGTCAGCAGCGAGATCGCCGCTGCGATTGCGCATCAGTTGACAGAGCTGGGCTGCCGGTGGAATGCGTTCTGCCTGGAGGAAATGGCCACGCGCCCGTTGGCCGGAATGCCTCTCGAAATTCTGACCGACATGGAAACCAGCCAAGTTTCGATCTTTGCCGTGGTGGCACAACAGAATGAATTGAAGAGCCGCATGGAGATGACCGATGTCGTCAATCGCCGCAAGATGCGGCACGCGCACATGGTCAACATCGAGAAGCGCATCATGCTCGAAGGCATGCGGGCAGACTTCCTCAAGGTAGACGCATTGAGCGTGGCGGTTTGGAAGATTGCTTCCCAGGCCCGCCAGATCCGGGCCACAACAGCAGCGGGCACCAACATCGTCGCCGACATGAATCCCCACTATCACTGGCTCAAGACCAGCGGCATCATCAGCCCCAACAAGTGGGGCAATCTGCCCGGCGGCGAATGCTTCACCACGCCCGGCGAAGTGAACGGAACCTTTGTCATCGACGGCGTAGTGGGCGACTATCTTTGCGCGAAATACGGCGACCTCCGCAGCAACCCGCTGACGATCCGGATCGAAAAGAACCGCCTGGTTTCTGCGGCAAGTTCGAATCAGGAATTGCGCGATGAGTTCTGGGCCTACTGCCACACCGATGAGAACTCCGATCGTGTCGGCGAGTTTGCCATTGGCACCAATCTCGCGTTGCAGGATGTCATTGGCAACATCCTCCAGGACGAAAAGATCCCTGGCATCCACATCGCCTTCGGCAATCCCTATGGTGCACATACCGGCGCAGACTGGTATTCTGCAACGCATATCGATGTCGTCGGACGGCGCTTCAACATCTGGATCGACGACCGCCAGATCATGCGCGACGGCGAGTTTCTGATTACGGGATAG
- a CDS encoding M16 family metallopeptidase gives MSGPLKSYRFAVRCGSVDDPKGKEGLANLTASLMVGGATAHRSYKQILDEFFEMATGFEAQVDKELTVFYGTVHVDHQQRYETLLREMLQEPAFTAEDFERVREDQLNFLRVGLRGTNDEELAKEVLYERLYAGHPYAHHCCGTASGLAAITVEDVRAFHATYFPLLTLEALPAPALPTPKNPQGLEVTLLDKPEARGVAMSFGYPIPVRRGHEDYPALLLAQAWLGQHRNGGRLFDQIREVRGLNYGDYAYIEYFPRGMYEFEPDPNLARQQQTFQVWLRPVVPEKALFAFRLALYEIDQLRTKGMAEEDFERTRNFLSKYVKLLLKTDSLVQGYAIDSAFYGTPEYTSYIAEGLAALTVEKVNTVIRRHLQTRNLHFVAVGPAMQDFAKQLQSSEASPIQYEIEVPPEVLAEDKLVEALPLEVTKLEIYPSTRAFETLL, from the coding sequence ATGAGCGGTCCATTGAAGAGTTATCGTTTTGCCGTCCGTTGTGGGAGCGTCGATGACCCCAAGGGCAAAGAAGGACTGGCGAATCTCACGGCCAGTTTGATGGTGGGTGGTGCGACAGCGCATCGCAGTTACAAGCAGATTCTCGACGAGTTCTTTGAAATGGCGACCGGCTTTGAGGCGCAGGTGGACAAGGAACTCACCGTCTTTTATGGCACGGTCCATGTCGATCATCAGCAGCGCTATGAAACCTTGCTGCGCGAGATGTTGCAGGAGCCGGCCTTTACCGCCGAGGACTTTGAACGGGTGCGGGAAGATCAATTAAACTTTCTGCGCGTGGGGCTCCGGGGGACCAACGATGAGGAGTTGGCCAAGGAAGTGCTTTACGAGCGGCTCTATGCTGGCCATCCTTATGCGCATCATTGCTGTGGAACGGCGAGCGGCCTGGCCGCGATTACGGTAGAAGATGTCCGGGCCTTCCATGCAACCTATTTTCCGCTTCTGACTCTCGAGGCTTTGCCAGCTCCGGCGCTGCCCACTCCGAAGAATCCGCAAGGGCTGGAAGTGACGCTTCTCGATAAGCCGGAGGCGCGCGGTGTTGCGATGAGCTTTGGCTATCCGATTCCTGTTCGCCGTGGACACGAAGACTATCCTGCGCTGCTATTGGCACAGGCCTGGTTGGGGCAGCATCGCAACGGCGGACGGCTCTTTGACCAGATTCGCGAAGTGCGCGGGTTGAATTATGGCGACTACGCTTATATCGAATACTTCCCCCGCGGGATGTATGAGTTCGAGCCCGATCCCAACCTGGCCCGGCAGCAGCAGACCTTTCAAGTCTGGCTGCGGCCTGTTGTGCCGGAGAAGGCTCTCTTCGCCTTCCGATTGGCGCTGTATGAGATCGATCAGCTTCGTACAAAGGGTATGGCTGAAGAGGACTTTGAGCGCACCCGGAACTTCCTGAGCAAGTATGTGAAGCTGTTGCTCAAGACGGATTCCCTGGTGCAGGGTTATGCAATCGATAGCGCTTTCTATGGGACGCCGGAGTATACAAGTTATATTGCCGAAGGCTTAGCGGCGTTGACGGTGGAGAAGGTCAATACGGTGATCCGGCGCCACCTGCAAACCAGGAATCTGCACTTTGTCGCGGTGGGGCCTGCGATGCAGGACTTTGCGAAGCAGTTGCAGAGCAGCGAAGCGAGCCCGATTCAGTATGAGATTGAAGTTCCGCCGGAAGTGCTGGCGGAGGACAAGCTCGTCGAGGCGCTGCCGCTCGAGGTGACAAAGCTCGAGATCTATCCTTCGACGCGAGCCTTTGAAACGCTGCTCTAG
- a CDS encoding M16 family metallopeptidase: protein MTKVFPFDYDQHDLPNGLRLITVPTGFPHIVSLYIVVNVGSRNEVEEGKSGFAHLFEHMMFRGTEKYSPERYDAVLKQAGAAQNAYTDDDLTAYHTTFTRGDLEEILEMEADRFQNLEYSEDVFRTESRAVLAEYNKDSAEPFHLLQEKLRELAFEKHPYQHTTMGFLRDIEKMPELFEFSRYFHKTFYRPENTTILLAGDLTVEDGRALVEKHWGSWQRGAGIPAVPAAPPLAGPKELRVDWPSETMPLLQIAYRTPAYTDSGRVSAALDILSYLYFSSTSALYEALVLKEQSCDVFFGSNSDHVDPYLYLITARLKDPTKLEDVKQRVAATIAAMQSELVEEKRLEVVKKHLRYAFAMRMDETEGIAGLLARYVALRRSPETINALYEQYAQVSAEDLRQVAREYFVEANRVTVELRHSA, encoded by the coding sequence ATGACCAAAGTTTTCCCATTTGACTACGATCAGCACGACCTGCCGAATGGGTTACGCCTGATCACCGTGCCTACGGGTTTCCCGCACATTGTGTCGCTTTACATCGTTGTGAATGTGGGTTCACGCAACGAAGTGGAAGAGGGCAAGAGCGGTTTTGCGCACCTTTTTGAGCACATGATGTTTCGCGGGACGGAGAAATACTCCCCAGAACGCTACGATGCGGTGCTGAAGCAGGCTGGAGCGGCTCAGAACGCTTATACGGATGATGATTTAACCGCTTATCATACGACCTTCACGCGGGGGGATCTCGAAGAGATTCTCGAGATGGAGGCGGATCGTTTTCAAAATCTGGAGTACTCCGAGGACGTGTTCCGGACGGAGAGTCGCGCGGTGCTTGCCGAGTACAACAAGGACAGCGCCGAGCCATTCCACTTGTTGCAGGAGAAGCTGCGCGAACTGGCCTTCGAGAAGCATCCTTACCAACACACGACGATGGGTTTCTTGCGCGATATCGAGAAGATGCCAGAGCTATTTGAGTTCTCCCGGTACTTTCACAAGACTTTCTACCGCCCCGAAAATACAACGATCCTGCTTGCGGGCGATTTGACGGTAGAAGACGGCCGGGCTTTGGTGGAGAAGCATTGGGGCTCCTGGCAACGAGGCGCCGGCATCCCCGCCGTGCCTGCTGCACCGCCCTTGGCCGGGCCGAAAGAGTTGCGGGTGGATTGGCCGAGCGAAACGATGCCGCTGTTGCAGATTGCTTATCGCACGCCTGCTTACACCGATTCCGGGCGTGTCTCTGCCGCGCTGGATATCCTCTCTTACCTCTACTTCTCTTCCACATCTGCACTCTATGAAGCGCTGGTGCTCAAGGAGCAAAGCTGCGATGTGTTCTTCGGAAGCAACTCCGACCATGTCGACCCCTATCTCTATCTGATTACCGCGCGCCTGAAGGACCCAACCAAGCTTGAGGATGTCAAGCAGCGTGTTGCGGCGACGATTGCCGCCATGCAGTCGGAGCTTGTGGAGGAGAAGCGTCTGGAGGTGGTGAAGAAGCATTTGCGCTATGCCTTCGCCATGCGGATGGATGAGACCGAAGGCATCGCAGGACTCTTGGCGCGCTATGTCGCGCTGCGGCGAAGTCCCGAGACGATCAATGCGCTCTATGAGCAATATGCACAGGTGAGCGCGGAGGATCTGCGGCAGGTGGCGCGGGAGTATTTTGTCGAAGCGAATCGGGTGACGGTGGAGTTGAGGCATTCAGCATGA
- a CDS encoding arylesterase yields the protein MRQFSLLSLALVVMTGFAGCSKKPAEPEAKTEIPVPMAAAPPADDRPAIVCFGDSITAGFGLNAGSTYPDELQKILDSKGYKYRVVNLGISGDTTQSGLDRLGEAVKLSPKIAILELGGNDGLRGLETRRTRDNLTQIAGRFEARGAKILLLGITLPRNYGLEYIQEFDTMYTMLAKNHNYPLMPFILEGVWDKPGAMQADKIHPTALGASMVAKNVFKYLEPLLER from the coding sequence GTGAGGCAGTTTTCTCTTCTTTCGCTCGCCCTGGTCGTCATGACAGGATTCGCAGGTTGTTCCAAGAAGCCGGCGGAGCCGGAGGCAAAAACCGAGATTCCAGTTCCCATGGCAGCGGCGCCGCCCGCTGATGACAGACCCGCCATTGTCTGCTTTGGTGACAGCATCACGGCCGGCTTCGGCTTGAATGCCGGCAGCACCTATCCGGACGAGCTGCAGAAAATTCTGGACAGCAAGGGTTACAAGTATCGAGTGGTCAACCTTGGAATTAGTGGCGACACGACACAGAGCGGACTCGACCGTCTGGGCGAGGCGGTGAAGCTTTCACCGAAGATCGCGATTCTTGAATTGGGTGGCAACGATGGACTGCGTGGATTGGAAACGAGACGGACCCGCGATAACCTGACGCAAATCGCGGGACGCTTTGAAGCCCGAGGCGCAAAGATTCTCCTCTTGGGTATCACGCTGCCGCGCAACTATGGGCTGGAATACATCCAGGAATTCGACACGATGTATACGATGCTCGCCAAGAATCACAACTATCCGTTGATGCCGTTTATTCTCGAAGGTGTTTGGGATAAGCCCGGCGCGATGCAGGCGGACAAGATTCATCCCACGGCGCTAGGGGCGTCTATGGTGGCGAAGAATGTTTTTAAGTATCTGGAACCGCTGCTAGAACGGTAA
- a CDS encoding ABC transporter ATP-binding protein yields the protein MSNPIAVEVDSVTREIDTGTHVVKILKGISFTVPHGEFVAIMGASGSGKSTLLGLLAGLDAPTSGKISLDQIDITHLSEDEMARVRGSKVGFVFQSYQLIPTLTAEENVLLPHELTDRAGDGMPRARQLLEQVGLLDRASHYPVQLSGGEQQRVALARAFMTQPPILLADEPTGNLDTANGRIVLDLLIKLNREQGTTLVMVTHDQQLATYADRVITLRDGLLISDEKKAA from the coding sequence ATGTCGAATCCAATTGCTGTTGAAGTCGACTCGGTCACCCGGGAAATCGACACTGGGACGCACGTCGTCAAGATTCTCAAAGGAATCAGCTTCACGGTCCCCCACGGCGAATTCGTCGCCATCATGGGTGCCTCCGGCAGTGGGAAAAGTACGCTGCTTGGACTTCTGGCCGGTCTCGATGCCCCCACCTCAGGCAAGATTTCGCTCGATCAGATCGACATCACGCATCTTTCCGAAGACGAGATGGCGCGTGTGCGAGGATCTAAGGTCGGCTTCGTCTTTCAGAGCTACCAACTCATCCCCACTCTCACAGCCGAAGAGAACGTCCTGCTTCCCCACGAGTTGACCGACCGCGCAGGCGACGGCATGCCGCGCGCCCGTCAATTGCTCGAACAGGTCGGGTTGCTCGACCGCGCCAGCCACTATCCGGTCCAACTAAGCGGTGGTGAACAACAACGGGTCGCCCTCGCACGGGCCTTCATGACCCAGCCACCGATCCTGCTCGCCGACGAGCCCACCGGCAATCTCGACACCGCCAACGGCCGGATCGTCCTCGACCTGCTCATCAAGCTGAATCGAGAACAGGGCACAACACTGGTGATGGTCACCCACGACCAACAACTCGCCACCTACGCGGACCGCGTCATCACACTGCGGGACGGGCTGCTCATCAGCGACGAAAAGAAAGCCGCATGA
- a CDS encoding ABC transporter permease codes for MSQSFTFGAARKIAWREARASSFKFLFVILAVAVGVGALTGVRGFSTSFRRMLNSEARTLMAGDVSARIFVQPDPAQQQVLDTMKAKGTRMTQVTETVTMAAKPGNPLPVLVSLKAVDPANYPFYGEVKFNPPQTIQQALCNNCVVAAQELLLRLGLEVGGTMRIGGEDYRVSAIVEKEPDRMTGSLNVGPRMMMSRDALARTALLTEGSRAAQRFLFKLPIASGNATNNVTAARELLKKTFPDALITDYRETHPLITRGLDRATSFLSLVSLVALIIGALGVAMAMNSHLKQKLDNIAVMKCLGARSNQIISIYLMQTLALGGIGGILGILFGVIVQVAFPTLIERYFQLRPDFYFDWTSVVQGLSAGLLSTLLFTLPPLLSIREIKPNTIFRRDMGETKGTWRERFRRGRIAFVTGIIILLGLGLLAGWLAGSKLEDAVQLGGWFAIGLGVSVAILAAFAWGLLRLLRRISPLTRGTLRHGLANLYRPGNQAEAVLVSIGIGVMFTLTIFLIQHSILTEIADSAPPGMPNVFLIDITEPMREGVTQLVNAQPGVEKAVELVPSVAARITHIQGVEISSIDLKGFGRRFLQTRSITWNPAQPKGLKILQGKWYQPGEVGRAAISQDVAESLKLKPGMVIDWTSSGRAFRTQVAAVFRSESVRVGASQDFILDPEILKGLPVIYFAGVRVKTANVPQVQAAVYKQYPTVSIVNIADVLDIIQEVVDQVAVVIRFISAFAILGGVIILAASVAGTRFRRMREVVILKTFGGTRQKIARIFSIEFLLLGACAGILGSTLATGFTGLILKRFFQEADFKFEWTAFFISVLASALIANAAGWAASARILNQKPLAILRED; via the coding sequence ATGAGCCAAAGCTTCACCTTCGGGGCGGCACGCAAGATTGCCTGGCGCGAGGCTCGCGCCTCGAGCTTCAAGTTTCTCTTTGTCATCCTCGCGGTTGCCGTCGGCGTCGGTGCGCTGACGGGAGTCCGCGGCTTCTCCACATCCTTCCGCCGCATGCTGAACTCTGAGGCACGCACGCTGATGGCTGGCGATGTCTCGGCGCGCATCTTTGTTCAGCCAGATCCGGCCCAGCAACAGGTGCTCGACACCATGAAGGCGAAGGGCACGCGCATGACCCAGGTCACCGAAACGGTCACCATGGCGGCCAAGCCAGGCAATCCGCTGCCGGTGCTCGTCTCGCTCAAGGCAGTAGATCCTGCGAACTATCCGTTCTACGGCGAAGTCAAATTCAATCCGCCGCAGACGATCCAACAAGCACTCTGCAACAATTGCGTGGTTGCGGCGCAAGAGTTGCTGCTCCGGCTTGGACTCGAAGTCGGCGGCACCATGCGCATCGGAGGCGAGGATTACCGCGTCTCCGCAATCGTCGAGAAAGAGCCCGACCGCATGACCGGCAGCCTGAATGTCGGGCCGCGCATGATGATGTCGCGCGACGCACTCGCCCGCACCGCCCTTTTGACCGAAGGCAGTCGCGCCGCCCAGCGTTTTTTGTTCAAGCTCCCGATCGCGTCCGGCAATGCGACGAACAACGTCACAGCCGCCCGTGAGTTACTGAAGAAGACCTTCCCCGACGCGCTGATCACCGACTATCGCGAAACCCACCCCCTCATCACCCGTGGCCTCGACCGGGCCACCAGCTTCCTCAGTCTGGTCAGCCTGGTCGCGCTGATCATCGGCGCGCTCGGAGTCGCCATGGCGATGAACTCCCATCTGAAGCAGAAGCTCGACAACATTGCGGTCATGAAATGTTTGGGCGCACGCAGCAACCAGATCATCAGCATCTACCTCATGCAAACGCTCGCCCTTGGCGGCATCGGAGGAATCCTAGGAATCCTCTTCGGCGTGATTGTACAAGTTGCCTTCCCCACCCTGATTGAGCGCTACTTCCAACTCCGTCCTGATTTCTACTTCGACTGGACCTCGGTCGTCCAAGGCCTCAGCGCCGGGCTGCTCAGCACTCTGCTCTTTACACTTCCTCCGCTCCTGAGCATTCGCGAGATCAAGCCCAACACAATCTTCCGCCGGGACATGGGCGAGACCAAAGGCACTTGGCGCGAACGCTTTCGCCGCGGCCGCATCGCGTTCGTCACCGGCATCATCATCCTGCTTGGCCTGGGCCTGCTGGCTGGTTGGCTCGCAGGCAGCAAACTTGAGGACGCCGTCCAACTGGGCGGCTGGTTTGCCATCGGCCTTGGCGTCAGCGTGGCGATTCTGGCCGCCTTTGCCTGGGGACTGCTCCGCCTCCTCCGCCGCATCTCACCACTAACCCGCGGCACGCTTCGCCACGGACTGGCCAATCTCTATCGTCCCGGCAATCAAGCGGAAGCGGTTCTGGTATCGATCGGCATCGGCGTCATGTTCACGCTGACCATCTTCCTGATCCAACACTCGATCCTGACCGAGATTGCAGACAGCGCACCACCAGGCATGCCGAACGTCTTCCTGATCGATATTACGGAACCGATGCGTGAAGGCGTCACCCAACTCGTCAACGCCCAGCCCGGCGTCGAGAAGGCCGTGGAACTGGTGCCCAGCGTCGCCGCGCGCATCACGCACATCCAGGGTGTCGAGATCAGTTCGATCGACCTCAAAGGCTTCGGCCGCCGCTTCCTCCAAACCCGCAGCATCACCTGGAATCCGGCGCAGCCCAAGGGACTCAAAATCCTCCAGGGCAAGTGGTATCAGCCCGGCGAAGTCGGCCGTGCGGCAATCTCTCAGGATGTCGCTGAGAGTCTGAAGCTCAAGCCCGGAATGGTCATCGACTGGACCTCCTCCGGCCGTGCCTTCCGCACGCAGGTTGCCGCTGTATTTCGATCGGAAAGTGTCCGCGTCGGCGCGTCTCAGGACTTCATCCTCGACCCCGAAATTCTCAAGGGCCTCCCGGTGATCTACTTTGCTGGAGTGCGTGTCAAAACGGCGAATGTGCCGCAAGTGCAAGCTGCCGTTTACAAGCAATATCCGACGGTCAGCATTGTGAACATCGCGGACGTGCTCGACATCATCCAGGAAGTGGTGGATCAGGTTGCGGTGGTCATCCGCTTCATCTCGGCCTTCGCCATTCTGGGTGGTGTGATCATCCTCGCAGCCAGCGTCGCAGGCACGCGCTTCCGCCGCATGCGTGAAGTGGTGATCCTCAAAACTTTTGGCGGCACCCGTCAGAAGATCGCTCGAATCTTCAGTATCGAGTTTCTGCTCTTGGGCGCCTGCGCGGGCATCCTCGGCAGCACGCTCGCCACTGGCTTCACCGGACTCATCCTGAAGCGCTTCTTCCAGGAAGCAGACTTCAAGTTTGAATGGACAGCCTTTTTCATCTCGGTGCTCGCCTCGGCGCTCATCGCCAATGCCGCCGGCTGGGCCGCCAGCGCGCGCATCCTGAATCAGAAACCGCTCGCCATTCTCCGCGAGGATTAA
- a CDS encoding helix-turn-helix domain-containing protein, giving the protein MSQIVFANYLNVTTSFLSKWEGGKQRSAGASLQLLSLFEKNGLAAVA; this is encoded by the coding sequence GTGAGCCAGATTGTCTTTGCGAACTACCTCAATGTGACCACCAGCTTTTTGAGCAAATGGGAGGGCGGGAAGCAACGCTCGGCCGGCGCATCGTTGCAACTGCTGTCTCTGTTTGAGAAGAACGGCTTAGCAGCAGTCGCTTAA
- a CDS encoding GbsR/MarR family transcriptional regulator, with amino-acid sequence MELTPAMNGFITHWGEMGVRWGINRTIAQIHALLYLSPDPISAEEIAETLLVARSNVSNSLRELQNWNLVRVVHLKGDRRDHFTTLHDVWEIFVVIGKQRFEREIAPTVSMLEQLAQKAAKDKATPAETTKRIAAMADFTAELQVWYSKAKDLPRSAISGFFKVTAGLRKLSNSGKRET; translated from the coding sequence ATGGAACTGACTCCCGCAATGAATGGCTTCATCACCCATTGGGGCGAGATGGGCGTCCGCTGGGGCATCAATCGAACGATCGCCCAGATCCATGCCCTGCTCTATCTTTCGCCCGACCCAATCAGCGCCGAAGAGATCGCAGAAACGCTGCTCGTTGCCCGCTCGAATGTGAGCAATAGCCTACGCGAACTGCAGAACTGGAACCTCGTCCGTGTCGTCCATCTCAAAGGCGACCGCCGGGATCACTTCACAACCCTGCACGATGTCTGGGAAATCTTCGTCGTCATCGGCAAGCAGCGCTTTGAGCGGGAGATCGCCCCCACAGTCAGCATGCTGGAACAACTGGCCCAGAAGGCTGCCAAAGACAAGGCCACTCCCGCTGAAACGACCAAGCGAATCGCAGCGATGGCAGACTTCACAGCCGAACTGCAAGTTTGGTACAGCAAGGCGAAAGACCTGCCCCGTAGCGCGATCTCAGGATTCTTCAAGGTAACAGCAGGACTGAGAAAGTTGAGCAACAGCGGAAAGCGAGAAACCTGA